The genome window AGCGTTCGGCCGTGCAGCTTCTCGCGGACGAGCGGACCCTTGAGTCCCAGGTCGGGGTAGCGGTGCTTGTCGACGTTCGGGTGGTGGCTCGACAATCGCTCGTGCGTCTTGGGGAAACGCCAGCGCGTGTAGAGCTCCGGATCGTCGACGAGAACGTGTCCGCCCCAGAGGACCTCCCGCAACTGGGGCACGTCCAGGCCGTGACGTTCGAGGTCGGCGATGATGGTCGCCTCCGGTCGGGTGAGTCGCCGTGCCGCGAGCTTCAGCCCGGTCCGGAAGACGCCCACCCGGGACGTGATGTCGACCAGGAGCCGGACGCGCTTGCGCACCTCTTCGGCGGCAGCTCCGCTGAGGACCGGCGCCGTGGTTTCCGCAGGATGCTGATCGGTCATGCCAGCACCGTATCCCCCGGATCTGCGTCGACGCTGTCGGTCACCGGGGTACGGGGGTGGAACGACGCCTCACGGCATACCCCGTCGTGACCGCTCGATTGCCGTGTCGGGGTCTCCGTCAGCGCGGGCGCGCCGCGGCGCCGAAGAGGATCGGGCCCGGATCGGCCAGCGCCAACGCCAGCTGTTTCTCGAATCGCGGTAGCAGCGGCGGCAACTCGTCGAGACCGAACCACTGCACCTCGCTGGACTCCTCGTCACCGACCGTGGCCTCGCCGGACACCCAGCGGCATCGGAAGGCGTGATCGAGGTACTGGCAGCGATCGCCGTTGTCGTAGGCGATCGGGCGGAGGGCAGTGACCGCGAGCAGCCGCTCGACCTCGATCTCGACGCACGCCTCTTCGCGCGCCTCGCGCTGTGCCGTGACGTCCGGCTCCTCACCGGGGTCGCAGATGCCGGTCACCGGGGTCCATCGCCCGTTGTCCGAGCGTCGCACGAGCAGGACCTGCGGGCCGTCGGACCCGTTGCGCAGGATGTACGCCGATGCGCCTGGCATCCAGAGCAGGTCGGTGCCGATCTTCGCGCGGAGGTCGGCGACATACTCGGGGATCGGCATGGCCCGAGTGTAAGGAGCGGCGGTGCGATCCTCGGACGCGCCTCGCGAGGTAGGCGCCGTACCGGTCGAGCACGGGCGGTCGGCTCTCAGCGGGGGTTTTGCTCCCGCGGGGGCCATGCGCTGGTGCCCGGAGGTGGCGGAAACGGCATGCTCTGCGGCGGGTATGGCGGCCGTTGGGCGGCGGCGCGGCGCTCGCCGGCGACGCGCACGACCGTCAGGGTGAAGGCGGCGATCAGGAGCACCACGGCGGCACCGGCGGACCACCAGGCGAGGCTGCTGGATGCGTCGACACTGATGACCGTCAGCGTCGTCAGGATGCTCTGGGTGCTGTCCGGAGCGTCGCCCGAGTCGGGCACCGCCAGCCCGACCACGAATCCCGCGACCCCTGCACACGCAACGACCAGTGCTTCGAGAGCGGCGAATCGTCGCGGTCGGACCGGACTGCAGACGACGGCTATCGCGATGGGTCCCGCGAGGATGACGACGGCGGGCACGACGATCACCGGGTAGAAGATCACGCCCCAACCGGCCGCACCGAAGAACATGCGCCCCCACGAGATCCAGCCGCAGAGGAGCAGCGCCACCGGCCCGAAGGCCCACCACGTCAGCTTCCCCACCATGTGGCGCAGGATAGCCCGCCGCCGCCCGGCGTTCAGCTGGTTCCCAGGGTTGCGTCAGAAGCTGCAGCATTGGCTCAGTCGAGGGGATCGGTATGGCGTTCGGGAAGAAGGACAACGACCAACAGGTGGCAGCACCGCCGGTCGCGGGTGCAGCGGCGCCGCAGGCGAGTGTCGCCAGCGGGATTCCCGCCGCTGCGATGGAGCGCGTGCAGCGGTTGGCCGCCCGGGAGCAGCAGGACAAGTCGGCGTTCACCTCGGACCTGTCGGTCAGCGAATTCCTGCTGGTCCACAAGCTCGGGTTCGACGCGGTCGGATACGTGATGGGTACGTCGATCTATCACATCGGGTTCCAGGCGCAGCGGTGGGGACAATCGATGGAGCTGGAGGTCCTGTCCTCTGCGATGTATCACGCTCGGTCGCTCGCGGTGGAGCGGATGCGCAGCGAGGCTCACGCACTCGGCGCTGACGGCATCGTCGGGGTGAAGTTGCAGATCCAGCGATATGCCTGGCAACAGGGCGAATTGGAATTCATCGCGCAAGGGACGGCGATTCGGGCGCGGCAACCGAATGCGTCATACAAGCTGCAGGACGGCGGTCCGTTCACCTCCGATCTGTCCGGGCAGGACTTCTACACGCTCGTGCGGGCTGGCCACTTCCCGCGTGCGTTCGTGTTCGGTGCGTGCGTCTATCACGTTGCGCACCAAGGTATCCGGCAGAGCATGAAGATGGCCGGGCGCAACATGGAGATGCCGCAATTCACCGAGGCGGCATACACCGCACGGGAATTGGCGATGACGCGGATGGAGAACGAGGCCAACCGATTCGGGGCTGACGGGATCGTCGGCGTGCGTACCGATGTCAGCGCGCACATCTGGGGTGAGCACGCCTCCGAGTTCCTCGCGATCGGCACCGGGGTGGTGAGCTCGCCGGAGAGTGGTATGCCGGAACCCACGCTGACACTGGGGCTCGACAACTGATGTTCGGTCGGAAGAAGCAGCGACCACCGCTGATGCCACCACCACCGGAATACGGCCCGTCGGTGCCGAAACCGTTCTCCGAGTTGATTCCTCAGGGCCAGGAGAGCGCGCTCGCCCGGCTGGCGCGGACCTCCCGGATCCCGGACGACGCTCGAAACCTCGTCTACACGCTCGACACGGAGACGACGCAAACCCTGCAGTATCTGGCGCAGGATCCCGCCGCGGTGCGTGACAGTTACGAGATCGAGCAGATCCGTGACGAGCACGCCCCTGCGGTCGTGCAGAGTTACGTCGCCGTTCCGGGTGCGGCAGGCGCGGTCCTTCCCGACGGGCGCACGCTGAGCCAGGTACTGGTCGCGAACCTCAGCACGCTGCTGGAGGCGACGCGGGAGATCCGCCGGCGCGCGACCGAGCGGGGGGAGCAGCAGATGCAGGTCAACGACGTGTTCCTGCGTGACAAGTTCGCTCCGGGTGACGGGTCGCTTCGCTTGCCGGGCGCGGACTGACGATCGCACGCGCCGTCAGGCGGTGGCCTTCTCGCAACTCCAACCTTCAGGGGTGGTCCCTGAGTAGAGGAAATCCGCGAGATCGTCGTGCGACGCCTCGTCCAGGTCGAGGTCCGCCCTCGGATAGAGGATCGGCTCCTCCTTGGTGTTGTGTTCGTCCAGCAGAGCGAGCAACTGTCGACATTGGTCGAGCAGCGTCTTCGGCGCCGCGTCGTTGCTCGCGGTGTCACCGAGCGCCGTGTCGATGCCGGCCATGGCGTCCCAGAGTGTTCCGTGCTCGCGCAACATCACCATGACCGGCATCATCAGCCCGGCGGCACGCAGCGGTGGGAAGAGGATGGTTTCCTCGAGGTAGATGTGTCGTCGGAGCGCGTCCATGGCGCGCGTGAGCGGCTCCGCGCGCACCTCGCCGGCGTCCGCGGCGGACACGAACTCCTCGATCCCGGCGTCGATCTCGCGGTGTTCACGCGTGAGTGCGGCTTCCAGGGTGTCGGCGCTCGAAGCGTCGGCCGGCTCGTTCGTCATGGTGATCTCCTTCGGGATGGGCGGCAGTCAGCCGGCCATGAAACAGCCGAGCACGACGAGGATCAGGCTGAGCACACCGAGCGCCGCCCGCAGGATGGATGCCGAACGTTGACCACGGCGGATGGCGTCGACGTCCGCGGGGTTCTGGTCGCTGTCCAGGGCACTGCGACGCAGCCGAGTCATCCGGCGGGCCTGTTGCACCGCGTAGGCGAGCAGCACGACCAGGGCGATGGCGACGACGAGGCAGGTGATGGCGGCGCCGTCCCAGGCGTGTGAGCTGGCGACGACTGCACCGCTGATGAGGGCGATCCCCAGCGCGGGTGTGCCGATGCGCAGGTAGGTGCGTCCGAGCGACCGGAAGAACGCCACCCGTGCCGCCGGCTCCATGGTCGCAGTCGCGGTGCGTGCGACGACGCCGATCGCGACGTAGCCACCCACCCACACGCAGGTACTCAGCACCAGGACCGTCACCAGCAGCCCGTGACCGAAGCTCGACATGGTTTTCACCATAAGGCATTGTGAAAACTAGTGGATGCCCGACCGGTCGCCCAGACCCCGCTGTGCCGGCCGATTGGCCCCCGGCCATGCCACGCTGGCTGAACAGGCGAGCCGGTCATTTTGCGCTGGCCGAGTAGCCGATCCGACGCGCTGGCCGAGTTGCCCCCGCGGTGGCCGAGTAGGCGAGCCCGCAAGGGCGAGCCGTATCGAGGTCCGCGTCACCCCGCGCCGGCCGAGGTGCCGCCACGCTGGCCGAGTTGCCCCCCGCGCTGGCCGAGTAGGCGAGCGCGCCATGGCGCGCTGGCCGAGCAGCCGTATGCCGCGCCGGCCGAGTAGCCGTGGGGGAGCGCAGCGGAGGAACGGCGTGTCGAGGTCCGCGTCACCCCGCGCTGGCCGAGTATGTCGAGGCCGCGATATTGCGCTGGCGAGCAGCCGTATGCCGCGCCGGCGAGTAGCTGACCCGACGCGCTGCCAAGTAGCCGATCCCACGCGTTGGCCGAGTAGGCGAGCCGGCTATTTTGCGCTGGCCGAGTAGCCGTGGGGGAGCGCAGCGGAGGAACGGCGTATCGAGGTCCGCGCACAGTTTTCGGCGTACTTCCGATACGTTTTGGGTCAAGCGTATCGGAGAAATGTTCGCATAACCTCTGTACTTCCTGAACGCCACCCGATAGAATCATGACAACGAAACCACCCAGGGGACAGGGGGATCCGACCATCATGGCCATCGACTCACCCCTGCGCATCCCCGACCAACCGGTACCAGTGGAACCGGATACGACTTGCTGGGACGGGCCCGATCCCGCCCGGCGGCCGGAGCCGGGTTTGGGACCCCGCCTCCTGGACCAGGTGACCGCGACCGTCCAAGCGTTGGATGAGTTGCCGGGTGTGTTGGAGCAACTCGGGGACGACCAGGAGGCCGACCTCGTCGGGGTCCTGTTACGGCTGCAGGAGCGCGCGGCGCAGGTCGCGACGGTGGCGACCGCGAACGCTTTGGACCGGGGCGTGTTGTTGACCTCGAACGCGGCGAATGCCACCCAGTGGGTCACCGGGTGCGCAGCACGGGCGGGGACCAGTATCGAACCGTCGGCGGCGACCACCATCAGTGTGGTGGCGCAGGCGTGCCGGGACCGGCGCAACCATGTGATCGCGTCCGCGGTCCGCGACGGGTCCTGCACCCTGGCCACCGCCCGGACCGCGTTACGGCAAACCGCGAAAGTCGCCGAAGTGTTACCGACCGCGGCCCGCGAAGACATCCAGGCGTGGTTCCTGCAACTGGACCCGGGGTTGGGGTCCCGGGGCGTGACGGAACTGACGAGGCGGATCATCGCCAAGTATGCCGCGGACAAACTGTCGGCCGAGGATGCGCACCTGGAGAAGGTCGAATCATTGACGTGGCGGACGCTGCCGACCGGGATGATCCGGTTGATCGCCGACCTGTGCCCTGCCAACGCCGCCATCCTGAAGCAGGCGGTCACTGCGTTATCCGCCCCACGCCCGGCCCATGAGGACGGCGCACCGGCCGGCAGCGCCAGCACCAGCACCGGCGCCAGCGACGACGAGGGCGACGCCGGTGAGACCAGTGACGGCGACGCGGCCCGTCGCGACGGTGACGTGGCCGGTCACGGGGTGGCGGGTGCGGCGTTCGGGCTCCACGAACAGCAGCAGCGCCCGGAGACGGTGCGTGATGAGCGGACCCCGGGGAAGCGCCGGGTGGACGCGCTCATGGACCTGGTGTCCGCGGGCGCGAAAGTCGCCTCCGGGGACGGGATGGGCATCGGGGCCGGTGCCACCGTGCTGGTGACGATGGACCTGCACCGGTTGTTGGGTGACTTGGATGGTGCGGTCACCATCGGCGGGGAGATCCTGGACGCGGGGACCGCCCGGAGGTTGGCGTGTGATGCGGACCTGATCCCGATGGTGCTTGGCGGCAAGAGTCAGCCTCTGGACGTGGGGCGTGAGAAACGGTTGGTGACCAAGGGGATGCGGGCCGCCGTGGTCTACCGGGACAAAGGATGCACGTTCCCTGGCTGTGACCGACCTCCGGGTTTCTGCGAAGTGCACCATGTGCTGCCCTGGTGGGCAGGCGGCAGCACCGCGTTGGACAATTCTGCGATGCTGTGTCGCCGACATCACCAGATCGTGCACCGGCACGGGTACACCGCCACCGTCACCAGTGACGGGGTGCACTGGGACCTGACCGAAGGCGCCATGCCCGGCTGGCGTGCCGACAAGGTCGCCTGACCACCAGACCGTGCGGGACCTCGATGCGGGCTCGTTCCTCGCCCTTACTCGGCCACCGCGAAAATCAACGCCGCTGGAATGGCCGGTGCTGAAATGGGTTGCGCGGGGCGATGACTCGGCCACCGCGGCGTGTGCGGGACCTCGATGCGGGCTCGTTCCTCGCCCTTACTCGGCCACCGCTGAAAGACCGGTGCTGAAATCACCGCCGCTGAAATAGGTTGCGCGGGGCGATGACTCGGCCACCGCGGGTGTGCGCGGGGACCTCGATGCGGGCTCGTTCCTCGCCCTTACTCGGCCACCGCTGAAATCAACGCCGCTGAAATGGCCGGTGCTGAATTGGGCTGCGCGGTGTGATGACTCGGCCACCGCGGGGTGCGGGACCTCGATCACGGTCTCGCCTAACGGCTCGACCTACTCGGCCACCGCGGCGGGCCTCGCGCTTACCCGGCCACCGCGGGACTGGCCGGGCGCTGACATGGCCGGTGCTGAAATGGGTTGCGCGGGGTGATGACTCGGCCACCGCGGAAATTGGCTGCGCGGGGTGATGACTCGGCCGCCGCGGCGGTCATTGGGTCAGCGCGGGCCCGCTGCTCGGTCGGTGCGGGGCGGGGTGGCCGGATCGGCATCCCAGTTGCGTGCCCAGCGCACGACCCCGCGCACCGTCGTGTCCTCGTCCTCGGCCAGGTCGGCGAGGAGCTCGGGGGTGACCGCCGGGTTCGCGGCAACCCACCCGCGAACGTCCGCGACGGGGTCCTTCGCCAACTCACGCAACAGCCGCTGGCTCGCCAACGGCTGACGCGCGACGCACTGCCGGACGGTCGGGTCGCTGTCCCTGGCGAGAAGTTCGAGGACATCCACGGGGCAGTGCTGGTTGAGCGCCGCGCTCTGTCGGATCGACGGATCAGTGTTGCGGGCGAGCGCACGCAGCCGTCGCAGTTTGCTCTCCGTCGCAGGCGGACTGGGATGCTGGGCCCTGATCTCCTCGGGCGTCAACCGTTCCTCACCGGACTCGCGTAGCGCCGCACGCTGGGCGGCATTGAGGAAGGTCACGCAGGACATCGCAGTCTCCTTGACGTCGGGCTTCACACTGTATGACGTCACGTGCGACCCGTGGAAGTGTCCCCACCCGAAGACCGGCTATTCCACTGAAATCGTTGTGGCGCAAGGGGTCTGGCCGACCAGGGCGCTCAGCCGAGCGAATTCGTCATACCCGCCCTGTGCCGTCGCGTGACTCACCGAGACCGAGCCTGCCGTCACGGCGTACCGCAGTGCGTCGGCCGACGAATCACCAGCCGCCAGACGGGCAGCGAAGACACCGCAGAAGGCATCGCCGGCGCCGGTCGTGTCGACCACGGCAGAAGCCGGGGGAGTCCCGATCCGCGAGGTCTCATCAGCAGTACACAGGAGCGCACCTCGGCTCCCGAGCGTGGTCACAACCGTTCCGACGCCATGCGAGATGAGCAGGCGCGCCGCGGAACTCAGTGAATCGACATCCTCGGCGTCGAGTCGTCGGGCGCCGCACACCTCAGCCAATTCGTGCTCGTTGACGATGAGCACGTCGCACCGCCGCAGCAGGTCGTCATCGAGTGGCTGCGACGGTGCGGCGTTGAGCACGAAGAGACCTTCGGCCGCAGCCGCGGCGGCATGCACGACAGCCAGAGGGATCTCCAACTGGCAGAGCACGACTGCTGCTGGCGGAGGCTTCGAAAATCCCTGGGGCCAGGCATGGTTGGCTCCGGGAACGACCAGGATCATGTTCTCCCCGGTGGCGACGGTGATCCACGCCGTTCCGGTGGGTGCGTCATCGGTGCTGCAGACCCACGACGTGTCGACTCCGGCCTCCGTCAGTGCATGCCGGGCAGCTTCTCCTTCGTCGTCGGCGCCGACCATGCCGATCATCGCCACGTCAGCTCCCGAGCACGCGGCTGCCACAGCCTGGTTGGCGCCTTTACCGCCGATGGACGAGGACAGTGAGCGGGCGGACAGCGTCTCACCCGGGCCGGGGAAGCGGTCGACCGTCAGCGAGCGATCGATGTTGATCGAACCGACGACGACGAGGCCGCGCGGGCGCTGCGCTGGCTGCTCGGCAAGGTTCATCTCGTCGCCCGTCTGCGGTCCGGTGGATTCGCCACCAAGGTTATCGGCTCCGCGTGAGTCTCCCGGCCCGCAATGTGCTGAGGTGGAGGTATGACGACAGACAGCTTCTCCCTGGCAGGTCATTCCGTGCGACGCATGGGATTCGGTGCGATGCAGCTCCCTGGCACCGGTGTGATGGGTCCGCCGCGAGATCACGACGAGGCGATCGCCGTGCTGCGCCGGGCTGTCGAGTTGGGCATCAATCACATTGACACCGCTCAGTTCTACGGGCCGGACGTTGCCAACGAGCTGATCCGGGAGGCGCTGCATCCGTATGCCGACGACCTGGTGCTGGTGTCCAAGATCGGTGCCCGCCGGGACGCGGACGGCGGCTGGTTGCCGGCGCAGCAGCCTGGCCACCTCAAGGACCAGGTCGCACAGAATCTCCGGACGCTCGGCGTCGACCGGTTGCCGGTGGTCAACCTCCGGGTGATGCCGCGGGAGGAGATCGGAGACGCCGACTACTGCCCATTGGAGGACCAGTTGGCGGCGATGCACGAGCTGGTCTCCGGCGGCATGCTCGAGGCGTTCGGGGTCAGCAACGTGTCGACGGAGCAGGCACGGTCGGCACTGGAGGCCGGCGCGGTGTGCGTGCAGAACGCGTACAACCTGCTGCACCGGGACGACGAGTCCACGCTGCACCTGTGCGCGAACCGCGGCGTCGCCTACGTGCCCTTCTTCCCACTGGGTTCGGCCTTCCCAGGGATGCCGAAGGTGACCGAGTCGGAGGTGGTGCAGCAGGTTGCCGGGCGGCTCGGCGCGACCGCGGCGCAGGTCGGACTGGCCTGGCTGCTGC of Flexivirga oryzae contains these proteins:
- a CDS encoding NUDIX hydrolase; the encoded protein is MPIPEYVADLRAKIGTDLLWMPGASAYILRNGSDGPQVLLVRRSDNGRWTPVTGICDPGEEPDVTAQREAREEACVEIEVERLLAVTALRPIAYDNGDRCQYLDHAFRCRWVSGEATVGDEESSEVQWFGLDELPPLLPRFEKQLALALADPGPILFGAAARPR
- a CDS encoding heavy metal-binding domain-containing protein; translation: MAFGKKDNDQQVAAPPVAGAAAPQASVASGIPAAAMERVQRLAAREQQDKSAFTSDLSVSEFLLVHKLGFDAVGYVMGTSIYHIGFQAQRWGQSMELEVLSSAMYHARSLAVERMRSEAHALGADGIVGVKLQIQRYAWQQGELEFIAQGTAIRARQPNASYKLQDGGPFTSDLSGQDFYTLVRAGHFPRAFVFGACVYHVAHQGIRQSMKMAGRNMEMPQFTEAAYTARELAMTRMENEANRFGADGIVGVRTDVSAHIWGEHASEFLAIGTGVVSSPESGMPEPTLTLGLDN
- a CDS encoding hemerythrin domain-containing protein yields the protein MTNEPADASSADTLEAALTREHREIDAGIEEFVSAADAGEVRAEPLTRAMDALRRHIYLEETILFPPLRAAGLMMPVMVMLREHGTLWDAMAGIDTALGDTASNDAAPKTLLDQCRQLLALLDEHNTKEEPILYPRADLDLDEASHDDLADFLYSGTTPEGWSCEKATA
- a CDS encoding DUF222 domain-containing protein, producing MTATVQALDELPGVLEQLGDDQEADLVGVLLRLQERAAQVATVATANALDRGVLLTSNAANATQWVTGCAARAGTSIEPSAATTISVVAQACRDRRNHVIASAVRDGSCTLATARTALRQTAKVAEVLPTAAREDIQAWFLQLDPGLGSRGVTELTRRIIAKYAADKLSAEDAHLEKVESLTWRTLPTGMIRLIADLCPANAAILKQAVTALSAPRPAHEDGAPAGSASTSTGASDDEGDAGETSDGDAARRDGDVAGHGVAGAAFGLHEQQQRPETVRDERTPGKRRVDALMDLVSAGAKVASGDGMGIGAGATVLVTMDLHRLLGDLDGAVTIGGEILDAGTARRLACDADLIPMVLGGKSQPLDVGREKRLVTKGMRAAVVYRDKGCTFPGCDRPPGFCEVHHVLPWWAGGSTALDNSAMLCRRHHQIVHRHGYTATVTSDGVHWDLTEGAMPGWRADKVA
- a CDS encoding ribokinase — translated: MNLAEQPAQRPRGLVVVGSINIDRSLTVDRFPGPGETLSARSLSSSIGGKGANQAVAAACSGADVAMIGMVGADDEGEAARHALTEAGVDTSWVCSTDDAPTGTAWITVATGENMILVVPGANHAWPQGFSKPPPAAVVLCQLEIPLAVVHAAAAAAEGLFVLNAAPSQPLDDDLLRRCDVLIVNEHELAEVCGARRLDAEDVDSLSSAARLLISHGVGTVVTTLGSRGALLCTADETSRIGTPPASAVVDTTGAGDAFCGVFAARLAAGDSSADALRYAVTAGSVSVSHATAQGGYDEFARLSALVGQTPCATTISVE
- a CDS encoding oxidoreductase translates to MTTDSFSLAGHSVRRMGFGAMQLPGTGVMGPPRDHDEAIAVLRRAVELGINHIDTAQFYGPDVANELIREALHPYADDLVLVSKIGARRDADGGWLPAQQPGHLKDQVAQNLRTLGVDRLPVVNLRVMPREEIGDADYCPLEDQLAAMHELVSGGMLEAFGVSNVSTEQARSALEAGAVCVQNAYNLLHRDDESTLHLCANRGVAYVPFFPLGSAFPGMPKVTESEVVQQVAGRLGATAAQVGLAWLLHHSDDILLIPGTSSLQHLEENAAAASITLSDTDIAELEGAA